Proteins co-encoded in one Brassica oleracea var. oleracea cultivar TO1000 chromosome C4, BOL, whole genome shotgun sequence genomic window:
- the LOC106341770 gene encoding uncharacterized protein LOC106341770, with amino-acid sequence MMVRLGLYRSSPSPNQNRSSSLSRLSRRVQNQIIVEETRRMRFCLISPPIPLAPVSNLSYGRHRSLRICATADDGVEAPQEEVQTEESPSPSALGKDLKKVVNKTAATFAPRASTASKNPALPGTTLYKVFEVQGYASMLVGGVLSFNLLFPSTQPDLWRLMGMWSIWMFTIPSLRARDCPAKEKEALNYLFLLIPLLNVAIPFFWKSFPLVWSADTLAFFAMYAWKLGWLERTE; translated from the exons ATGATGGTTCGGTTAGGATTGTACCGGTCATCTCCCTCCCCAAATCAAAACCGTTCCTCCTCCTTATCGCGACTCTCTCGTCGTGTTCAAAATCAAATCATTGTAGAAGAGACGAGGAGGATGAGGTTTTGCTTAATTTCTCCGCCGATTCCTCTTGCGCCCGTCTCCAATCTGAGTTATGGGCGTCACCGTAGTCTCCGAATTTGCGCCACTGCTGACGACGGAGTGGAAGCTCCCCAGGAGGAGGTTCAAACCGAAGAATCTCCGTCCCCTTCTGCACTCGGTAAAGACTTGAAAAAG GTGGTTAACAAGACTGCGGCAACCTTTGCCCCTAGGGCCTCCACCGCCAGTAAAAACCCAGCTCTCCCTGGAACTACTCTTTACAAAGTTTTTGAGGTTCAAGGATATGCATCCATGTTGGTTGGAGGTGTCCTCTCTTTCAATCTCCTCTTTCCCTCCACCCAACCTGACTTGTGGAGGTTGATGGGTATGTGGTCCATTTGGATGTTCACTATTCCTTCTCTTCGTGCACGGGACTGCCCTGCTAAAGAGAAAGAGGCTCTTAACTATCTTTTTCTCCTCATCCCTTTACTCAATGTTGCTATCCCCTTCTTCTGGAAGTCCTTTCCTCTTGTCTGGTCTGCTGATACCCTTGCCTTCTTTGCTATGTATGCTTGGAAG CTTGGATGGCTGGAAAGAACCGAGTAG